TCAGCGCGGTCGCGCCCGCCGCCTCGAGCCGCTGCGCCGAAGCGATCAGCACCTCTTTCGCGTGCGCCCATTGCTCGGGGGTCGTGATCCGCGACAGCTCGCAATAGTTGAGGCTCTCCATCACGATCGGCGCCGAACAGGCGGTGCCGAGGCGCTTTTGCACGCCCTTGTTGAGATGGCGGTAATAAAGCTCGGTCGATGCCCAGCTCATTCCCCCGATCAGGCCGATTTTGCGCAAGATGGTCCTCCAGAATACAACAGGACCGGGTCGTTGCCGGCCCGGTCCCGTCTATCGCTAGTTAAAGTGACGCCCCCGGGCAAGGCCGGGGGCAAAACTTTGCGGCAAAGCGTCGATGCCTGAAGCCTTAGTGCCCGCTACCGCTGAGCGCCTTGACGATGTCGTCGGCCATCTTCTTGGCATCGCCGAGCAGCATCATCGTCTGATCCATATAGAAAACGTCGTTGTCGACACCGGCATAGCCGACCCCGCCCATCGAACGCTTCACGAACAGCACGGTCTTCGCCTTTTCGACGTCGAGCACGGGCATGCCGTAGATCGGCGACGATTTGTCGGTCTTCGCCGCCGGGTTGGTCACGTCGTTGGCGCCGATAACGAAGGCGACGTCGCACTGCGCGAACTCGCCGTTGATGTCCTCCAGCTCGAAGACCTCGTCATAAGGCACATTCGCCTCGGCCAGCAGCACGTTCATATGGCCCGGCATACGGCCCGCGACCGGGTGGATCGCATATTTGACGTTCACGCCTTCCTTTTTCAGCTGGTCGGCCATTTCGCGCAGCGCATGCTGCGCCTGTGCGACCGCCATGCCGTATCCGGGGACGATGATGACATTTTCTGCCTGGCTCATCAGGAAGGCTGCGTCTTCGGCGCTGCCCGGTTTCCACGGACGCTGTTCCTTGGAACCACCGCCCGCGCCAGCGTCGGCATCGGCGCCGAACCCACCCGCGATCACGCTGATGAAACTGCGGTTCATCGCGCGGCACATGATGTACGACAGGATCGCACCCGACGAGCCGACGAGCGCGCCGGTGATGATCATCGCGGTGTTGCCGAGCGTGAAGCCCATCGCCGCCGCGGCCCAGCCCGAATAGCTGTTGAGCATCGACACGACGACCGGCATGTCGGCGCCGCCGATCGGGATGATCAGCAGGAAGCCGATGACGAAGCTGAGCCCCGTGATCGTCCAGAACACCCACGGCGACTGGTCCTGCGTGAAATAGGCGGTCAACGCGACGATCGCGGCGAGCGTGCCAAGGTTGATGATGTGGCGCCCCGGCAGCATGATCGGCGAACCCGACATATTGCCGTTGAGCTTGAGGAAGGCGATGACCGATCCCGAGAAGGTGATCGCACCGATCGCAATGCCGAGGCCCATTTCGACGCGGCTCACGACGTGGATCTGACCCGCCGCATCGGCGATGCCGAAGGCAACGGGGTTGAGATAAGCGGCAGCGGCGACCGCAACCGCGGCAAGGCCGACGAGGCTGTGGAACGCCGCAACGAGCTGCGGCATCGCGGTCATCGCGATCCGCCGCGCCATTACGATACCGATCACCGCACCGATACCGATCGCGACAAGGATCTCGCCGAGACCGATTGTATCGAGCGCGCCGTCAACGCTGACCGGCACATGCGTCAGCAGCGTGGTGACGACCGCGATGGTCATACCGATCATGCCGAAGCGGTTGCCGCTCTGCGCGGTTGCCGGGCTCGACAGGCCGCGCAGCGCGAGGATGAAGAGGACGCCCGACACCAGGTAGGCGACGGCGGCGTAGGGATTTACGGCGCCGTGGCCGCCGGTCGCGGCCGAGAGAATGGCCTGTACGTCCATCTCAGCGCTCCTTCTTCTTGTACATCGCGAGCATGCGCGACGTCACGGCAAAGCCGCCAAAGATGTTGATGCTGGCCATCACGACTGCAGCAAGGCCCAGCCATTTCGACGTGGCCGAACCCGCGGCGGCGCTGGCGATCAGCGCACCGACGATGATCACCGACGAAATGGCATTGGTGACGCTCATCAGCGGCGTGTGCAGCGCCGGCGTCACCGACCAGACAACAAAATAGCCGACAAAGCAGGCCAGGACGAAAATCGAAAAAATCGCGATAAAATCCACGGGCTCGCTCCCCTGCTGATTCCGTTTCGCGCACCTCTTGCCGCGCCCCGCGATGTGTGTCGACTCCAAAGCATCCAAAAAGACGCGCCCGCATCTCCCTGCGCAGGAAATGCGGGCGCTTTACGACATAAAATATCGTCTTGCCGGACCATCCGGCGATGTTTTTTACATTTTCGGGAGGAGCACCGCGTCGATGACGTGGATAACGCCGTTCGACTGGCCGACGTCGGCCTGCGTCACCGCCGCCTTGTTGCCGCTCGCGCTGGTCAACAGGATCGCATCACCGCTCTTCGTCGCGGTCAAATCCTGCCCGTCGACGGTCTTGAGCACGGCTTTTCCGCCGCCTTCGGTGATCTTCGCGGCGAGGTCGGCGGCGGTCAGCTTGCCCGGAACGACATGATATTTGAGCACGCCCGCCAGGACATCCTTTTGTGCAGGCCGCATCCAGCCGTCGCGAGTCACCGGCGGAACCTGAGCGAAACCGGCATCATTGGGTGCAAACAGCGTAAACGGCCCTGCGCCCGAAAGCGTCTGGGTCAGGCCGGCCTGCGTTACCGCCGCCGCCAGCGATTTATAATCGGGCGACGCCGCGATGTTTGCAGCGATCGTGTTGCTCCCGAGCATGGCCGACGGCGCGGCAGCGGCGGCAGGTGCCACCGTTTCACTGCTCGCGACTGTTGTCGGTTCATCGGGTGCATCGGTTTTACCGCCGCAGCCCGACAGCGCGAGAGCGGCCGCCGCGATCGTCAGGATCAAAGGGGTTTTCATATGCTTATCCTTCATAATGACGACCGCAGCGGCGCGAATCGTCAGCCGAGCGTCGGCATCAACACGCCGTTGATGACGTGAATGTTACCGTTCGACTGCTCGACGTCGGCCTGCGTGATGAAGCCGCTGCTGCCCTGCGTGCCGTCAACCTTGATGTTGCCCTCCACCTCGGTGAAGGTCAGCGTCTCGCCCTCGACGGTCGCGAGCGTCGCCTTGCCGCCGCCGGCCTTGATCTTCGCGAACAGATCTTCGGCGGTCACACGGCCCGGAACGACATGATAGGTCAGCACCTTGGCGAGCGATTCGGTGTTGCCCGGATTCATCA
This DNA window, taken from Sphingopyxis sp. YR583, encodes the following:
- a CDS encoding fasciclin domain-containing protein, translated to MKTPLILTIAAAALALSGCGGKTDAPDEPTTVASSETVAPAAAAAPSAMLGSNTIAANIAASPDYKSLAAAVTQAGLTQTLSGAGPFTLFAPNDAGFAQVPPVTRDGWMRPAQKDVLAGVLKYHVVPGKLTAADLAAKITEGGGKAVLKTVDGQDLTATKSGDAILLTSASGNKAAVTQADVGQSNGVIHVIDAVLLPKM
- a CDS encoding proton-translocating transhydrogenase family protein: MDFIAIFSIFVLACFVGYFVVWSVTPALHTPLMSVTNAISSVIIVGALIASAAAGSATSKWLGLAAVVMASINIFGGFAVTSRMLAMYKKKER
- a CDS encoding NAD(P)(+) transhydrogenase (Re/Si-specific) subunit beta — its product is MDVQAILSAATGGHGAVNPYAAVAYLVSGVLFILALRGLSSPATAQSGNRFGMIGMTIAVVTTLLTHVPVSVDGALDTIGLGEILVAIGIGAVIGIVMARRIAMTAMPQLVAAFHSLVGLAAVAVAAAAYLNPVAFGIADAAGQIHVVSRVEMGLGIAIGAITFSGSVIAFLKLNGNMSGSPIMLPGRHIINLGTLAAIVALTAYFTQDQSPWVFWTITGLSFVIGFLLIIPIGGADMPVVVSMLNSYSGWAAAAMGFTLGNTAMIITGALVGSSGAILSYIMCRAMNRSFISVIAGGFGADADAGAGGGSKEQRPWKPGSAEDAAFLMSQAENVIIVPGYGMAVAQAQHALREMADQLKKEGVNVKYAIHPVAGRMPGHMNVLLAEANVPYDEVFELEDINGEFAQCDVAFVIGANDVTNPAAKTDKSSPIYGMPVLDVEKAKTVLFVKRSMGGVGYAGVDNDVFYMDQTMMLLGDAKKMADDIVKALSGSGH